Proteins co-encoded in one Bacteroidales bacterium genomic window:
- a CDS encoding YbaN family protein, with translation MKILFIIIGCISLVLGILGIFLPILPTTPFLLLSSFLFLKSSDRLYNWLINHKYLGKYIKDFQIHRAIPLKVKITSISLLWITISISAIFFVTAIWLKILLIGIAIGVTIHILSFKTRKD, from the coding sequence ATTAAAATATTGTTTATAATTATCGGCTGTATTTCATTGGTTCTCGGAATTTTGGGAATCTTTCTACCAATACTGCCAACGACACCCTTTTTGCTTTTATCTTCTTTTTTATTTTTAAAGAGTTCCGATAGGCTCTATAACTGGTTAATAAACCACAAATATTTAGGAAAATATATCAAAGATTTTCAAATACACAGAGCTATTCCCTTAAAAGTCAAAATCACCTCCATATCACTTTTATGGATAACAATAAGCATTTCGGCAATATTTTTTGTAACTGCAATATGGTTGAAAATCTTACTTATTGGAATAGCGATAGGCGTAACAATACATATTCTGTCGTTTAAAACCAGAAAAGATTAA
- a CDS encoding amidohydrolase, whose amino-acid sequence MKHFLALLIFILMFSGCTTNPDRVDLTNYHKTAIYYGGDILTMNDEMPVAEAVLIGDGKILAVGKQKEILKNKKRDTKLIDIKGKTMLPGFIDSHSHINQVTKFPDFSPAEGVVSKETLVEYGAQQFNEWFERSQAEGTYEQGDWFIGNGYDNTIFPNAENPTAADLDKISADIPVCIIHMSNHVAVVNSKGLEILGYYTGSQYMAKYNKLLGKYPDGKLNGLLEEEAYFRLYFDPNVIMDNTRTNTPTDENILRNAMHLYASMGITTAQDGAGSNIAESVKKIIAEGDSLLIDINSYGPKENMPGPSRETKYTNGLRIAGVKLFLDGSPQAKTAWLLQPYYVVPDGKSADYNGFPQMTDAALYEELVICMRNGYQVIAHANGSAAIRQFLEQYNKALETTGASQDLMPVIIHSQTITESQLDEAERLGINPSFFHDHTYYWGDYYLSSILGPDLGQHISPLSSALKRNINVTIHQDSPVVPPDMIFSIHNAVNRITRNGQSIGQQYTVDPMDAIKLVTINGAKQYYQENERGSIEPGKIADFVILDKNPVKVDKLHIKDIIVLETIKRGKTIYKKEI is encoded by the coding sequence ATGAAACACTTTTTAGCCTTACTTATATTCATTTTAATGTTTTCCGGATGTACTACAAACCCTGATAGGGTGGATCTTACAAATTATCATAAAACAGCTATTTATTATGGAGGAGACATACTCACCATGAATGATGAAATGCCTGTTGCCGAGGCCGTTCTTATCGGGGACGGTAAAATTTTAGCCGTAGGAAAGCAGAAAGAAATACTTAAAAATAAGAAAAGAGATACTAAACTGATAGATATCAAAGGAAAAACCATGCTTCCCGGTTTTATAGATTCTCATAGTCATATTAATCAGGTTACCAAGTTTCCCGATTTCTCGCCTGCCGAGGGAGTAGTTTCAAAAGAAACTTTAGTAGAATACGGAGCACAGCAATTTAATGAATGGTTTGAACGCTCCCAAGCCGAAGGAACTTATGAGCAGGGTGATTGGTTTATTGGCAACGGATATGATAATACTATATTTCCTAATGCGGAAAACCCAACTGCTGCGGATCTTGACAAGATATCAGCCGATATTCCGGTATGCATAATTCATATGAGCAATCACGTGGCCGTAGTAAATAGTAAAGGCTTAGAAATTCTGGGTTATTATACCGGCAGTCAGTATATGGCAAAATATAATAAACTTCTTGGGAAATATCCGGACGGAAAGCTTAATGGTTTGTTGGAGGAGGAAGCATATTTCAGGCTCTACTTTGACCCGAATGTCATTATGGATAATACCAGAACCAATACTCCTACCGATGAAAATATCCTGCGGAATGCAATGCATTTATATGCAAGTATGGGAATTACCACAGCTCAGGACGGAGCCGGAAGTAATATTGCGGAAAGTGTAAAAAAGATTATTGCAGAAGGAGATTCGTTATTGATAGATATCAATAGTTACGGTCCCAAGGAAAATATGCCCGGTCCTAGTAGAGAAACAAAATATACCAACGGATTGAGGATTGCCGGGGTAAAGCTTTTCCTCGACGGTTCTCCGCAGGCAAAAACAGCCTGGCTGCTCCAACCGTATTATGTTGTGCCTGATGGTAAAAGTGCAGACTATAACGGGTTTCCACAGATGACCGATGCGGCTTTATATGAGGAACTGGTTATTTGCATGAGAAACGGTTATCAGGTTATAGCACATGCAAACGGGTCTGCAGCAATCCGGCAATTCCTTGAACAATATAATAAAGCCTTGGAAACAACAGGAGCCTCTCAAGATCTTATGCCGGTCATTATACATTCCCAAACAATAACAGAAAGTCAGTTGGATGAAGCGGAAAGACTCGGAATCAATCCTTCCTTCTTTCACGATCATACCTACTACTGGGGAGACTATTATCTTTCATCCATCCTTGGTCCGGATTTGGGGCAACACATCAGTCCGTTAAGTTCCGCCCTGAAAAGAAATATTAATGTAACCATCCATCAAGACTCGCCGGTAGTACCTCCGGACATGATATTCAGCATACATAATGCGGTAAATAGAATTACCCGCAACGGACAATCAATAGGACAACAATATACTGTCGATCCTATGGACGCAATTAAATTGGTTACAATTAACGGTGCCAAACAATATTATCAGGAAAACGAAAGAGGAAGTATAGAACCCGGAAAGATTGCGGATTTTGTTATTCTGGATAAGAATCCCGTTAAAGTTGATAAACTGCATATAAAAGACATTATAGTTCTGGAAACTATAAAAAGAGGTAAAACAATTTACAAAAAAGAAATATAG
- a CDS encoding outer membrane lipoprotein carrier protein LolA — MKRLIVALLVVLVSNISLAQSAEKTIDNFIDFISKNKITEIHFTCEIINDEAASINNMNGILFIDTANFYLQIENLIMIDNGKETINFYSDINEVTIFNNEEDDEDIVNPFSLIFNYKDHFDISISSTFQSMVTIDFKPKKDDLLINLQITLNNKTNHVSSLSVIDSNNTEYEYIITKFIPNTNKDKTIFEFKEENFPEATIIDMR, encoded by the coding sequence ATGAAACGTTTGATAGTAGCACTATTGGTTGTATTAGTTTCCAACATCTCTCTTGCACAATCAGCAGAAAAAACTATAGATAATTTTATCGATTTTATTTCAAAGAACAAGATTACTGAAATTCATTTTACTTGTGAGATAATAAATGACGAAGCCGCATCAATAAATAATATGAACGGAATATTATTTATTGATACGGCTAACTTTTATCTTCAAATTGAAAATTTGATTATGATTGATAACGGAAAAGAAACTATTAATTTTTATAGTGATATTAATGAAGTAACGATTTTCAACAATGAAGAAGACGATGAAGATATAGTCAATCCGTTTTCACTGATTTTTAATTATAAAGATCATTTCGACATAAGCATTTCCTCAACTTTCCAGTCTATGGTAACAATAGATTTTAAGCCGAAAAAAGACGATCTATTAATAAACTTACAAATAACCTTAAATAATAAAACAAATCATGTAAGTTCTTTAAGCGTTATCGACAGCAACAACACTGAATATGAGTATATAATAACTAAATTCATTCCGAATACGAACAAGGATAAAACCATTTTTGAATTTAAAGAGGAGAATTTTCCGGAAGCAACTATTATTGATATGAGATAA
- a CDS encoding cysteate synthase — MQINPTKYKLINVANGREFEDTGWLLDDPKGEKPSLIRAVYEKKQMIPKDDSYGIYKFADWLPVSRTLNGSSAPVTYKSTGLAEYLKLDNLFITFSGYFPEIGANMTTCSFKETEAYSVGGRITEEMKGVLVVASAGNTARAFAKVCSDNNIQLLLCVPEDNLNALWFDKPLNDCVKLICSKSGCDYFDAIHLGNISIKSSKFYPEGGAKNIARRDGMATTMLSATTFIGEIPDYYFQAVGSGTGAIAAWEANLRLISDGRFSNKKMKLILSQNIPFIPMVDAWKANSRELLSFCEHEARKQVEEIDAKVLSNRKPPYGITGGLFDAMKDTNGEFLAISNADARETGELFKKLEGVDIHPAAAVATASLIKTVKEGKIDKSKIIMLNITGGGEELFKKSRELHYLKPNHIFEMNPDENNVLNVVEDLF, encoded by the coding sequence ATGCAAATTAACCCAACAAAATACAAATTAATCAACGTAGCAAACGGTCGTGAATTTGAAGATACCGGCTGGCTTCTTGATGATCCTAAAGGAGAGAAACCCTCTTTAATAAGAGCTGTTTACGAGAAAAAACAAATGATCCCGAAAGATGATTCTTACGGAATTTACAAGTTTGCCGACTGGCTTCCGGTTTCCCGCACTCTTAACGGCTCCAGCGCTCCAGTAACATACAAAAGTACGGGATTAGCAGAATATCTTAAGTTGGATAATTTGTTTATTACTTTCAGCGGATATTTCCCTGAAATCGGAGCGAACATGACAACATGTTCTTTCAAAGAAACCGAAGCATATTCTGTCGGAGGAAGAATTACTGAAGAAATGAAAGGCGTTCTTGTAGTTGCTTCCGCCGGAAATACTGCGAGGGCTTTTGCAAAGGTTTGTTCCGATAATAATATTCAGCTTCTTCTCTGTGTTCCTGAAGATAATTTGAATGCGCTTTGGTTCGACAAACCGTTGAATGATTGTGTGAAATTAATTTGTTCTAAAAGCGGTTGCGATTATTTCGATGCTATTCATCTCGGTAATATATCCATAAAATCAAGTAAATTTTATCCGGAGGGCGGGGCAAAAAACATTGCACGCAGAGACGGCATGGCTACAACCATGCTTTCGGCAACTACTTTCATCGGAGAAATTCCCGATTATTATTTTCAAGCTGTAGGAAGCGGAACCGGAGCAATTGCAGCTTGGGAAGCAAATCTAAGATTAATTTCCGACGGCAGATTCTCTAATAAGAAAATGAAACTGATACTCTCGCAGAATATTCCGTTCATTCCTATGGTTGATGCATGGAAAGCAAACTCAAGGGAATTATTATCATTTTGTGAACATGAAGCCAGAAAGCAAGTTGAAGAAATAGACGCAAAGGTTCTTTCAAACCGTAAACCGCCATATGGCATAACCGGCGGATTGTTTGATGCGATGAAAGATACTAATGGTGAATTTCTGGCAATCAGCAATGCAGACGCAAGAGAAACCGGTGAATTGTTTAAGAAACTTGAAGGTGTGGATATTCATCCGGCTGCGGCAGTTGCAACAGCAAGTTTAATTAAGACCGTTAAGGAAGGAAAAATAGATAAATCGAAAATTATAATGTTGAATATCACAGGCGGCGGAGAAGAACTCTTCAAAAAGTCACGTGAACTTCATTATCTGAAACCGAATCATATTTTTGAAATGAATCCCGATGAAAATAATGTACTCAATGTTGTGGAGGATTTGTTCTAA
- a CDS encoding acyl-CoA thioesterase, translating into MKHIVTIQIRMSDLDPFGHVNNGAQCNLFDYARTNYIEDVLSKKINWTDFDLVLVNINIDFKKQVKIHDSIICKSEIYEIGNKSMKMRQHLIDVNTDEVKTISHSVIVAINKDYTSKQIPEEYRKCISSYEGLND; encoded by the coding sequence ATGAAACATATTGTTACTATACAAATACGCATGAGCGACCTTGATCCTTTCGGACATGTTAACAACGGCGCACAATGCAATCTATTCGATTATGCACGTACAAATTATATCGAAGATGTTCTCAGCAAAAAAATTAACTGGACAGATTTCGACCTTGTTCTGGTTAATATTAATATTGATTTCAAAAAGCAGGTTAAAATTCATGATAGTATTATTTGCAAATCGGAAATTTACGAAATAGGTAATAAAAGCATGAAGATGAGGCAACATTTAATAGACGTCAATACTGATGAAGTAAAAACTATTTCTCATAGTGTAATTGTAGCAATTAATAAAGATTATACTTCAAAACAAATTCCGGAAGAATATAGAAAATGTATTTCTTCTTACGAGGGACTGAATGATTAA
- a CDS encoding MotA/TolQ/ExbB proton channel family protein, with protein sequence MFKLMFLQILLQVPVSAADSLDMSMPTEIKTSFWQMFNYGGVIMYLLLLLSLIAVYIFVERLIMVNKAAKDDKVFMTKISESIRAGRVEEAKTLCNYTNTPLSRMIEKGINSLGKPLQDIKTAIENTGRQEVAKLEKNVPFLATISGVSPMIGFLGTVVGMVKAFYNMSMAGNNLDISMLSEGIYQAMITTIGGLIVGIIGYILYNIIVTRIENVVTLLEAKTTEFMDVLDEPADK encoded by the coding sequence ATGTTTAAACTTATGTTTCTTCAAATCTTATTACAAGTTCCCGTGTCGGCGGCAGATTCGCTTGACATGAGTATGCCTACTGAAATTAAAACTTCATTTTGGCAAATGTTTAATTACGGTGGTGTAATAATGTATCTTTTGTTATTGCTGTCGTTAATAGCCGTTTATATTTTTGTGGAACGTTTGATAATGGTTAATAAAGCAGCCAAAGACGACAAGGTTTTTATGACCAAGATAAGTGAAAGTATACGTGCCGGTAGAGTTGAGGAAGCAAAAACTTTATGTAATTATACGAATACTCCGCTTTCAAGAATGATTGAAAAAGGTATTAACAGTCTTGGAAAACCTTTGCAGGATATAAAAACCGCAATTGAAAATACGGGCAGGCAAGAAGTTGCAAAACTTGAAAAAAATGTCCCCTTCCTTGCTACTATCTCCGGTGTTTCTCCGATGATAGGTTTTCTTGGAACAGTTGTAGGAATGGTTAAAGCCTTCTACAATATGTCTATGGCAGGTAATAATCTTGATATTTCTATGCTTTCCGAAGGTATATATCAGGCTATGATCACAACTATCGGTGGTCTTATCGTCGGTATAATAGGATACATTCTTTACAATATAATTGTTACCAGAATTGAAAACGTTGTTACATTGCTCGAAGCAAAAACAACTGAGTTTATGGATGTTCTTGACGAACCCGCTGATAAATAA
- a CDS encoding T9SS type A sorting domain-containing protein codes for MKKLLPTLLVSLIVSLSHAQVSVWTGNYEPWENGSGTESDPYLIESAENLAYLAYIVNNGIGALGPAVGYNKYYRMTIDVDLVGSQTFQWPSMGFYIPNGNYYFFAGHFDGDGHTVSNMYLESQTLTRAGLFGYAQYGSVRNIGIIGESTVILSGSGSKYLGGIVGYSSDVIIENCYNTANINSYCNSSGSYLCSGGIVGYGSNTTINNCYNTGTISSNTSCSPTGFPSFSYSGGMIGHCIVTENITITNCYNTGEILSSCTSTLANAYSGGIIGYVNVAASMDVTECYNTGNVVAYSSCPSSDDDYSPSSYAGGIISSNSGSNILMNKCYNKGEISATNSANTSKIFSSAGGIIGESKKTTVSNCYNTGEIFSSTFSNAYSGGVVGTSYENILIKNSYNVGTLTGKTRGGILGYKYGSHEVDNSYYLNTCDGSGTFGGMDKISEDMQTQEFVNILNADPLTYKTDIEPFVNEGYPIFSMSVMTTLPATNISYSNATLNGFVNIQNTTLIAQGFEYKKSSEQDFTKINLSPSINELEYDLINLDANTQYTYRVFVEIAEDEYYFGNEEIFITTHIGISVNNTEEIIIYPNPTSGKFIIQFEKAKYQSVNILIFNTAGNIISKINPAEEKTNIDITSLPKGVYYVQIVCDGKIVINKKVLKK; via the coding sequence ATGAAAAAACTCCTACCAACCCTATTAGTAAGCCTAATTGTTTCATTATCCCATGCCCAAGTGAGCGTATGGACAGGCAACTATGAGCCATGGGAAAACGGTTCGGGTACCGAAAGCGATCCTTATTTAATTGAAAGTGCCGAAAATCTCGCCTACTTAGCTTATATTGTAAATAATGGTATCGGCGCTCTCGGACCTGCGGTCGGCTATAATAAATATTACCGAATGACAATTGATGTTGACCTTGTCGGTAGCCAAACATTTCAATGGCCTTCAATGGGTTTTTATATACCTAACGGCAATTATTATTTCTTTGCCGGTCACTTTGACGGAGACGGACATACGGTTAGTAATATGTATCTCGAAAGCCAAACTTTAACGAGAGCCGGATTATTCGGATATGCTCAATACGGAAGTGTAAGGAATATTGGAATTATTGGAGAAAGTACCGTAATATTATCTGGGAGCGGCAGTAAATATTTAGGAGGTATTGTAGGATATTCATCGGATGTTATAATTGAAAATTGTTATAATACGGCTAATATTAATTCTTATTGTAATTCTAGCGGCTCTTATCTTTGTTCCGGAGGTATTGTAGGATATGGATCTAATACAACTATAAACAACTGCTATAATACAGGCACAATATCTTCCAACACTTCGTGTTCGCCTACCGGCTTTCCGTCTTTCTCTTATTCGGGAGGAATGATTGGGCATTGTATAGTTACTGAAAATATTACTATAACTAACTGCTATAACACGGGTGAAATTCTTTCTTCATGTACTTCGACCTTGGCTAATGCTTATTCCGGAGGAATTATTGGTTATGTGAACGTTGCAGCAAGTATGGATGTAACCGAGTGTTACAATACCGGTAATGTTGTTGCTTATAGTTCTTGCCCATCAAGTGATGATGATTATTCCCCTTCATCTTATGCCGGAGGAATTATTTCCAGTAATTCCGGAAGTAATATATTAATGAATAAATGTTATAATAAAGGTGAAATCTCTGCTACTAATTCTGCCAATACTTCTAAGATATTTTCATCTGCAGGAGGAATTATCGGGGAAAGTAAAAAAACAACTGTATCCAACTGCTATAATACAGGTGAAATCTTTTCTTCAACGTTTTCTAATGCTTATTCGGGTGGAGTTGTCGGAACTTCATATGAAAATATTCTTATTAAAAACTCTTATAATGTGGGAACTCTTACAGGAAAAACAAGAGGCGGCATTCTCGGATATAAATACGGTAGTCACGAGGTAGATAATTCTTATTACTTAAATACTTGTGATGGTTCGGGTACTTTTGGAGGAATGGATAAAATAAGCGAAGACATGCAAACTCAAGAATTTGTAAATATTCTAAATGCAGATCCGCTAACATATAAAACGGATATTGAACCTTTTGTTAATGAGGGTTATCCCATTTTCAGCATGAGTGTAATGACAACTTTACCGGCAACAAATATTTCATATTCGAACGCAACATTAAATGGGTTTGTTAATATCCAGAATACTACTTTAATTGCTCAAGGTTTCGAATATAAAAAATCTTCCGAGCAAGATTTCACCAAAATTAATCTTAGCCCTTCTATCAATGAACTTGAATATGATTTAATTAATCTGGATGCTAACACTCAATATACATATAGAGTCTTTGTAGAAATTGCCGAAGACGAATACTATTTCGGTAATGAGGAAATTTTTATTACTACTCATATAGGCATATCGGTTAATAATACCGAAGAAATTATCATCTATCCGAATCCTACTTCGGGGAAATTTATTATTCAATTCGAAAAAGCAAAATATCAATCGGTTAATATTTTAATATTCAATACTGCCGGCAATATCATTAGTAAAATTAATCCTGCAGAAGAAAAAACGAATATAGATATTACCTCCTTACCAAAGGGAGTTTATTATGTTCAAATTGTTTGTGATGGAAAAATTGTCATTAATAAAAAAGTTCTAAAAAAATAG
- a CDS encoding bifunctional folylpolyglutamate synthase/dihydrofolate synthase has translation MNKDDVLNSEYKECLNFLYSRLPMYQRIGKAAYKANLDNIISLCNYLGNPQDKLKFIHIAGTNGKTSVSHYIASILEKAGYKTGLYTSPHLIDFRERILVNSKMIDKRYVCKFVDMHKDFILECKPSFFEITVAIAFQYFVDENIDCAVIEVGLGGRLDSTNIIKPLLSIITNIGFDHMDFLGNDLRSIAGEKAGIIKENTPVIISETQNEIKDIFIDKALGLHSSIYFADELIEVLDEQSSLDNLKISCRSYFSNRHYEINSNLVGHYEVKNIRAVILATEILKDEFRISEEALKAGFKSTVLRGRWEVLHKNPLAICDTGHNAEGIKEVVDCIKLIKYNKLHIVFGAVGDKNLDEIVTLLPKDAEYYFCKPSIPRGMDIEILKAKFQSAGITGKSFPSCYDAYQQALKNAGDDDLVFVGGSTFVVADVLEAIEIRLNIR, from the coding sequence ATGAATAAGGATGATGTTCTAAACAGTGAATACAAGGAATGTCTAAACTTTCTGTATTCGCGTTTGCCTATGTATCAAAGAATAGGCAAAGCAGCATATAAAGCAAATCTAGACAATATTATTTCCCTTTGTAATTATCTCGGCAATCCGCAGGATAAACTTAAATTTATCCATATTGCCGGAACCAACGGAAAAACCTCCGTTTCACATTATATTGCTTCAATACTTGAGAAAGCCGGCTACAAAACCGGACTTTATACTTCGCCGCATCTTATCGACTTTCGCGAAAGAATATTAGTTAACAGCAAAATGATTGATAAAAGGTATGTCTGTAAATTTGTTGATATGCACAAGGATTTTATTCTCGAATGTAAACCGTCTTTTTTTGAAATCACAGTTGCAATAGCTTTTCAATATTTTGTAGATGAAAATATTGATTGTGCCGTAATTGAAGTCGGGCTCGGCGGGAGACTTGATTCTACAAATATTATTAAACCACTGTTATCAATAATTACGAATATCGGTTTCGATCATATGGATTTCTTAGGTAATGATTTAAGATCAATCGCCGGAGAGAAAGCCGGAATTATTAAAGAAAATACTCCGGTAATTATAAGCGAAACACAGAATGAGATAAAGGATATTTTTATTGATAAGGCATTGGGTTTGCATTCTTCAATATATTTTGCCGATGAATTAATTGAGGTTCTTGATGAACAAAGCTCATTGGATAATTTAAAAATTAGTTGCCGTTCTTATTTCAGTAATAGGCATTATGAAATAAACAGCAATCTTGTTGGGCATTATGAAGTAAAGAATATACGTGCTGTTATTTTAGCGACTGAGATTTTGAAAGATGAATTTAGAATTTCCGAAGAAGCCTTGAAAGCCGGATTTAAATCGACTGTTTTGCGCGGCAGATGGGAAGTTTTACATAAAAATCCGTTGGCAATTTGCGACACCGGTCATAATGCCGAAGGAATTAAAGAAGTTGTTGATTGCATAAAGCTGATTAAATACAATAAATTGCATATTGTTTTTGGCGCCGTTGGCGATAAAAATCTTGATGAGATTGTAACACTTCTGCCTAAAGATGCCGAATACTATTTTTGTAAACCGTCGATACCTCGCGGAATGGATATAGAAATATTGAAAGCGAAATTTCAATCGGCAGGAATAACAGGTAAAAGTTTTCCGTCTTGTTATGATGCATATCAACAGGCACTGAAGAATGCCGGAGACGATGATCTTGTTTTTGTAGGAGGAAGTACTTTTGTTGTTGCCGATGTATTGGAAGCAATTGAAATCCGATTGAACATCCGATAA
- a CDS encoding biopolymer transporter ExbD, whose protein sequence is MAIRTRNKIRLDFNMASMADLVFLLLIFFMLTSTLVSPNAVKLLLPTSNSKTMAKPATVTVYIDDKYNYYFEDKLISIDQLETGLKERLYGETDASIVLRADKSVELQYVVSVIDAVNNVNDYYGAKNKVILATRPPK, encoded by the coding sequence ATGGCAATCAGAACAAGAAATAAAATAAGGCTTGATTTTAACATGGCTTCAATGGCGGATCTGGTTTTCCTGCTGTTGATATTCTTTATGTTAACATCAACATTGGTGAGTCCGAATGCCGTAAAACTTTTACTGCCTACTTCCAACAGCAAAACAATGGCAAAGCCTGCTACTGTAACGGTTTATATAGACGATAAATATAATTATTATTTTGAGGATAAACTGATTTCTATTGATCAATTGGAAACCGGACTGAAAGAAAGGCTATATGGTGAAACGGATGCTTCTATTGTTTTACGTGCCGATAAAAGCGTTGAACTGCAGTACGTTGTTTCGGTTATTGACGCCGTTAATAATGTTAATGATTATTATGGTGCAAAAAATAAAGTTATCTTGGCAACCCGCCCACCAAAATAG
- a CDS encoding anhydro-N-acetylmuramic acid kinase, translating to MNNDLTETYKVIGLMSGTSQDGLDIVFCSFYFTDKWHFKINIAETVAYPEDIHQLLKDAFYSDKTDLEGKSRIYGEFTGKQVNVFCEKYNINPDFIASHGHTIFHKPSEGITVQIGKGDVISKICGLPVVYDFRSQDVELGGQGAPLVPIGDKLLFGGYDFCINIGGFSNISYDEYIDEKKVRVAFDICPSNIILNELSQCMGKDFDKDGEIARKGKINKNLLNDLNNLEYYKLPPPKSLGKEYVNTFFKPVYANYISNMKIKDMISTYTEHIAIQIARSIKRKGRVLITGGGAFNKYLIKRIEYYINEGEIIIPDETLVNYKEAVIFAFMGVLRMIEKVNIYSSVTGAERDHCGGRIATS from the coding sequence ATGAATAATGATTTAACTGAAACATATAAAGTAATCGGATTAATGTCCGGAACAAGTCAAGACGGACTTGATATTGTCTTTTGCAGTTTTTATTTCACAGATAAATGGCATTTTAAAATAAATATTGCGGAAACCGTTGCTTATCCGGAGGATATTCATCAACTGTTGAAGGATGCTTTTTATTCCGATAAAACCGACTTGGAAGGTAAAAGCAGAATATACGGAGAATTTACAGGGAAACAAGTGAATGTTTTCTGTGAGAAATATAATATCAATCCCGATTTTATTGCGAGCCACGGGCATACTATATTCCACAAGCCAAGTGAAGGGATAACAGTACAAATCGGTAAGGGTGACGTAATTTCCAAGATATGCGGATTACCTGTTGTTTATGATTTCCGTTCGCAGGATGTTGAATTGGGCGGACAAGGCGCGCCTTTGGTTCCAATCGGCGACAAACTGCTTTTCGGCGGTTATGATTTTTGTATCAACATAGGCGGATTCAGTAATATCTCTTATGATGAATATATTGATGAAAAGAAGGTGAGAGTGGCATTTGACATCTGTCCTTCAAACATAATCCTCAACGAATTGTCGCAATGCATGGGGAAAGATTTTGATAAAGACGGTGAAATCGCAAGAAAGGGTAAAATAAACAAAAACTTGTTGAATGATTTAAACAATCTGGAATATTACAAACTTCCGCCTCCGAAGTCATTAGGAAAAGAATATGTAAATACGTTCTTCAAACCGGTATATGCCAATTATATTTCAAATATGAAGATTAAAGATATGATTTCTACTTACACTGAACACATTGCAATTCAGATCGCAAGAAGCATAAAACGAAAAGGAAGAGTACTGATAACCGGAGGAGGAGCTTTCAACAAATACCTGATAAAAAGAATTGAATATTATATAAATGAAGGTGAGATAATTATTCCTGACGAAACTCTTGTCAATTACAAAGAAGCGGTGATATTTGCTTTTATGGGGGTATTGAGAATGATTGAAAAGGTAAACATCTATTCATCCGTAACCGGAGCAGAAAGAGACCATTGCGGAGGCAGAATAGCAACGTCTTAA